In Selenomonas sp. TAMA-11512, a genomic segment contains:
- a CDS encoding PilZ domain-containing protein: MAEETSARANACDILKIDQPIVLTNEEGKTFTGFIDEIGERLVIYMRMPDELYVSSPDAGTVFLAAVTEPRCTYRFETSFIASTPLPIKVWYVEMPMYVTRQQARHHVRIPMPLPMRVKYQSGYGNWKNPKETNLVDLSGSGICFVSEGEVDKGTKVTVEVDDLPLVGTLRAIATVQRCKEFATATRTVYRIGCTLDEHLARGQEDKLIKALFKLQREFLQRGLGV; the protein is encoded by the coding sequence ATGGCAGAAGAAACCTCGGCAAGAGCAAATGCCTGCGACATATTGAAGATCGACCAGCCCATCGTCCTCACGAATGAAGAGGGCAAAACCTTTACGGGATTTATCGATGAGATTGGCGAGCGCCTCGTCATCTACATGCGGATGCCCGACGAGCTCTATGTCAGCAGTCCCGACGCGGGTACGGTATTCCTCGCTGCCGTCACCGAGCCCCGATGTACCTATCGCTTTGAGACATCCTTCATCGCCTCGACACCGCTCCCGATAAAGGTATGGTACGTCGAAATGCCGATGTACGTCACGCGGCAGCAGGCTCGCCATCACGTGCGCATTCCCATGCCTCTTCCCATGCGCGTCAAGTATCAGAGCGGCTACGGCAACTGGAAAAACCCCAAGGAGACCAATCTCGTCGATCTCAGCGGCTCCGGCATCTGCTTCGTCTCCGAAGGAGAAGTCGACAAAGGCACGAAGGTCACCGTCGAGGTCGATGATCTCCCGCTCGTCGGCACACTGCGCGCCATTGCCACCGTACAGCGGTGCAAGGAATTCGCCACGGCGACCCGCACCGTCTACCGCATCGGCTGCACGCTCGATGAGCATCTCGCGCGCGGTCAGGAGGATAAACTCATCAAGGCTCTGTTCAAGCTCCAGCGGGAATTCCTGCAAAGAGGCCTCGGTGTATAG
- a CDS encoding replication-associated recombination protein A has protein sequence MNEDSLFLEPFEEPLATRMRPETLDEYAGQQHLVGKGKMLSRIIESDKPYSMIFWGPPGVGKTTLARIIAKHTKAAFIDFSAVTSGIKEIRAVMADAERNRQYGERTILFVDEIHRFNKAQQDAFLPFVEKGSIILIGATTENPSFEINNALLSRCRVFVLHALTEDDITALLRHALTSPKGFGSEKVEIADELIGALARFANGDARAALSTLEMVVMNGDIDEDGTIRVTSDTVEQCTSRKSLLYDCQGEEHYNIISALHKSMRNSDPDAAVYWLARMLEAGEDPLYVARRIVRFASEDVGLADPRALEISVAAYQAAHFIGMPECNVHLTQAVVYLSLAPKSNAMEAAYLSARKDALERIAEPVPLHIRNAPTKLMKEEGYGKGYQYAHDYAGHITAMQCLPDDLEGKSYYRPSDEGLESRFKERLSAIKKWKEDHRK, from the coding sequence ATGAACGAAGACTCTCTCTTTCTGGAGCCGTTCGAAGAGCCTCTCGCCACGCGTATGCGTCCCGAGACGCTTGACGAATACGCGGGTCAGCAGCACTTGGTCGGCAAGGGCAAGATGCTCAGCCGCATCATCGAAAGCGACAAGCCGTACTCCATGATTTTCTGGGGACCGCCAGGCGTCGGCAAGACGACGCTCGCCCGCATCATCGCCAAGCATACGAAAGCCGCCTTCATCGATTTCTCAGCCGTGACGAGCGGCATCAAAGAAATCCGCGCCGTCATGGCGGACGCGGAGAGAAACCGTCAATACGGCGAGCGCACCATCCTCTTCGTCGATGAAATCCATCGCTTCAACAAGGCCCAGCAGGACGCCTTTCTCCCCTTTGTCGAAAAAGGCAGCATCATTCTGATCGGCGCGACGACGGAAAACCCTTCCTTTGAAATCAACAACGCGCTTCTATCGCGCTGCCGCGTCTTCGTCCTCCACGCGCTGACCGAAGACGACATCACCGCCCTGCTCCGCCACGCGCTGACCTCGCCGAAGGGCTTCGGCTCGGAAAAGGTCGAGATCGCGGACGAGCTCATCGGCGCTCTCGCGAGGTTTGCCAACGGTGACGCCAGAGCGGCTCTCTCGACGCTCGAAATGGTCGTGATGAACGGCGATATCGATGAGGACGGCACGATCCGCGTCACGTCCGACACGGTCGAGCAGTGCACGTCGCGAAAATCGCTCCTCTACGACTGCCAAGGCGAGGAGCACTACAACATCATCTCCGCGCTTCATAAATCCATGCGCAATTCCGACCCCGATGCCGCCGTCTACTGGCTCGCCCGCATGCTCGAAGCGGGCGAGGATCCGCTCTACGTCGCGCGCCGCATCGTCCGCTTCGCAAGTGAGGACGTCGGCCTCGCCGATCCGCGCGCGCTGGAGATCTCCGTCGCCGCCTATCAAGCCGCGCACTTTATCGGCATGCCCGAGTGCAATGTCCATCTCACCCAGGCGGTCGTCTATCTCTCCCTCGCGCCGAAGTCCAACGCGATGGAGGCCGCCTATCTGTCCGCCCGGAAAGACGCGCTTGAGCGGATTGCCGAGCCCGTTCCCCTCCACATCCGCAACGCGCCCACGAAGCTGATGAAGGAAGAGGGATACGGCAAGGGCTATCAGTACGCCCACGACTACGCGGGGCACATCACCGCCATGCAGTGTCTCCCTGATGACTTGGAGGGCAAGAGCTATTACCGGCCAAGCGACGAGGGACTTGAGAGCCGCTTCAAAGAACGCCTCTCCGCCATCAAGAAGTGGAAGGAAGATCACCGCAAATAG
- a CDS encoding MATE family efflux transporter has product METAAHNPLARRYRLWSLFRYTLPPIGMMIVVSLYTVIDGIFVGHYVGSNGLAAINIVFPTLNVMYGLAIMLSSGGSALVAKAMGEGDMKNASRRFTFLTVAGISIGILLAGMVFLFYEPILRFLGTTELLWDMGTDYLLSCIAFAPCVIMMIFFNAFYIADGRPIQGFFVSIASGVTNVVFDYIFIAKLGMGVLGAGLATGLSDVVALLAGVWYFMYYSRLLHFRRFRFEASVLLRSASNGSSEMVTQLSAGVTTFLFNMLLLEYAGEMGVAAITVILYSEMILNAFFMGFGLGVAPIFSYQFGAQNFRELRRLLQLSLTNIGLFSILSFAAANLFRVPLTELFLPEGGEVFDITVHGFQLFAYSFLITGCNLFASNFYTALSDGKTSAFLSFLRNLFGIVLFLLTLPRVFGLDGIWLAVPAADVLAIGVGAALLWRTAGKMKSNEPAPHGGA; this is encoded by the coding sequence ATGGAGACTGCAGCACATAACCCGCTCGCTCGCCGCTATCGTCTATGGTCGCTCTTTCGCTATACGCTGCCGCCCATCGGGATGATGATCGTCGTGTCGCTCTATACGGTTATCGATGGTATTTTTGTCGGTCACTATGTCGGCAGCAACGGGCTCGCCGCCATCAACATTGTCTTTCCGACGCTCAATGTCATGTACGGCCTGGCCATCATGCTGTCCTCGGGCGGGTCGGCGCTTGTGGCGAAGGCGATGGGCGAGGGCGATATGAAGAACGCTTCGCGGCGGTTTACATTTTTGACGGTAGCGGGCATCAGCATCGGCATTCTATTGGCGGGGATGGTATTCCTTTTTTATGAGCCGATCCTGCGCTTCCTCGGGACGACGGAGCTCCTGTGGGATATGGGCACGGATTATCTCCTCTCCTGCATTGCCTTTGCGCCGTGTGTTATCATGATGATTTTTTTCAACGCGTTTTACATCGCGGACGGCAGACCCATACAGGGCTTTTTCGTCTCGATTGCCTCAGGGGTAACGAATGTCGTCTTTGACTATATCTTCATTGCAAAGCTGGGAATGGGCGTGCTCGGAGCCGGGCTCGCGACGGGACTCTCGGATGTCGTGGCGCTGCTGGCGGGAGTCTGGTATTTCATGTATTACAGCCGGCTGCTGCATTTTCGCCGGTTCCGCTTCGAGGCATCCGTCTTGCTGCGCTCGGCATCCAACGGCAGTTCGGAGATGGTCACACAGCTTTCGGCGGGTGTGACGACGTTTCTCTTCAACATGCTGCTGCTGGAGTATGCGGGCGAGATGGGGGTTGCGGCAATTACGGTCATCCTCTATTCGGAGATGATACTGAACGCGTTCTTCATGGGCTTCGGGCTGGGGGTTGCGCCGATCTTTTCGTATCAGTTCGGAGCGCAAAACTTTCGAGAGCTGCGGCGCCTCCTGCAGCTGTCGCTCACGAATATCGGTCTGTTCAGCATCCTGTCTTTCGCGGCGGCAAATCTCTTCCGTGTGCCGCTGACGGAGCTCTTTCTCCCCGAGGGCGGAGAGGTGTTCGATATCACGGTGCACGGATTTCAGCTGTTTGCTTACAGCTTTCTGATCACGGGCTGCAATCTCTTCGCGTCGAATTTCTATACGGCGCTTTCAGACGGCAAGACATCGGCATTTCTGTCGTTTTTGCGCAATCTTTTCGGCATCGTGCTGTTTCTCCTGACGCTGCCGCGCGTCTTCGGGCTTGACGGGATATGGCTCGCCGTTCCCGCCGCCGATGTGTTGGCAATCGGCGTGGGTGCGGCTCTTCTGTGGAGGACGGCGGGGAAGATGAAGAGCAATGAACCCGCCCCACATGGAGGTGCCTGA
- a CDS encoding IS3 family transposase, translating to MELSGQFPIRLLCTKTGIPRSSFYNWKKSVEHPPEQKKRLVQSIGLFQEYHGRFPSHGYRWLNAKIRLDKGIVFSDPYAHKCCKIAGIKSLCKHYSYKKEGDPSRTYPNLLLAGINITGPMECVVSDMTAFYVERTYYELTLYMDLWNDELIAHALSSKRGDRMTYLDGLQDVLAFKKQYPNQKLILHSDQGSVYASKSYNELLPMYNIVRSMSRAGTPTDNAAMEAINGWIKAELFTDFHITSPENVPAQVSDYIRFFNEERPAYALGYLTPKQYREQFAPKHEGAAP from the coding sequence ATGGAGCTTTCCGGACAGTTCCCCATCCGGCTGCTCTGTACAAAGACCGGAATCCCACGCAGCAGCTTCTACAACTGGAAGAAGAGCGTGGAACATCCACCCGAACAGAAGAAACGGCTTGTGCAGAGCATCGGATTGTTTCAGGAATACCATGGGCGCTTTCCCTCCCATGGCTACCGCTGGCTGAATGCCAAAATCCGATTGGACAAAGGAATCGTATTTTCCGATCCCTATGCCCATAAATGCTGTAAGATCGCAGGGATCAAGAGCCTTTGCAAACATTACAGCTACAAGAAGGAGGGCGATCCGTCCAGAACCTATCCGAACTTGTTGCTTGCAGGAATCAACATCACCGGCCCCATGGAATGTGTGGTGAGTGATATGACCGCCTTTTATGTGGAGCGCACATACTACGAGCTCACACTATATATGGATTTGTGGAATGACGAGCTCATTGCCCACGCGCTCTCATCCAAGCGCGGCGATCGTATGACCTACCTCGACGGCTTGCAGGACGTGCTTGCGTTCAAGAAGCAGTATCCGAATCAGAAGCTCATCCTGCACAGCGATCAAGGCTCTGTTTACGCATCCAAGAGCTACAACGAACTCCTGCCCATGTACAACATTGTCAGGTCAATGTCCAGAGCCGGCACACCGACAGACAATGCCGCGATGGAGGCGATTAATGGTTGGATCAAGGCCGAACTCTTTACAGATTTCCATATTACTTCGCCGGAGAATGTCCCCGCTCAGGTATCCGACTACATCCGCTTCTTCAACGAGGAGCGCCCTGCATATGCCCTTGGATACCTTACGCCGAAGCAGTATCGGGAGCAGTTCGCGCCAAAGCACGAAGGTGCGGCTCCTTGA
- a CDS encoding metallophosphoesterase family protein → MIPKLLTRRRFLRRLFHSLIGITLLPLAACVPPVKKLLPHPLLASMTSRGEAAAPVRFLRQLVTKDPAVSRYIAWQSDMDTPMDVELIEAGHVKGSLHPAGRRTLSDGGETNRLYEVLLTDLERDASYRYRIRSGVNAWSDWHEIRPVAHTSSASALSGAPPSDLSASAGSAVLSAVEGDTAHTGAFTALIFPDSQCDGDYTVVHDITSLARKNHPEASLAIFMGDQVDNGESPSHWRGWNEAVSPLIADLPAAVLMGNHETYALRWQMRVPHAHLAYFPLPANGTSLEGYFSSFDCGCCHFILLNTQQEELEATGLVPSLTETQLAWLEDDIAQSTAPWNIVLMHKDIVEYDYPDVHDTETGDISPTGRLFMPHFDRLRIDLVFTAHQHSYRRLGHLKDFARDETGPYYIDTGNCGNCYYDVPFNDRLEIARLPQPERGNYLTLEAARERLTIRCYLADGSPADACDLYKNG, encoded by the coding sequence ATGATTCCAAAACTTCTCACCCGACGCCGCTTTTTGCGACGGCTTTTCCACAGCCTCATCGGCATCACTCTGCTGCCGCTCGCCGCCTGTGTGCCGCCCGTTAAGAAACTGCTGCCGCACCCGCTTCTCGCTTCCATGACATCCCGCGGCGAAGCGGCTGCGCCCGTTCGCTTCCTGCGTCAGCTTGTAACAAAAGATCCCGCCGTCTCTCGCTATATCGCCTGGCAAAGCGATATGGACACGCCGATGGACGTTGAGCTCATAGAGGCGGGTCACGTCAAAGGCTCGCTCCATCCTGCAGGACGGCGCACGCTCTCGGACGGCGGCGAGACGAACCGACTCTACGAAGTCCTCCTCACGGATCTAGAAAGGGACGCGAGCTATCGATATCGGATCCGCAGCGGTGTAAATGCGTGGAGTGATTGGCACGAGATTCGTCCCGTCGCCCACACATCCTCTGCCTCCGCTCTTTCAGGTGCGCCGCCATCCGACCTGTCCGCGTCCGCGGGTTCGGCAGTTCTCTCTGCCGTGGAAGGCGATACGGCACATACCGGCGCGTTCACCGCCCTTATCTTTCCCGATTCCCAATGCGACGGAGACTATACCGTCGTTCATGACATCACATCGCTTGCTCGGAAGAATCACCCCGAGGCAAGTCTCGCCATCTTCATGGGAGATCAGGTGGATAACGGAGAGTCTCCCTCCCATTGGCGCGGGTGGAACGAAGCCGTATCCCCCCTGATCGCCGACCTTCCCGCCGCGGTCCTCATGGGCAACCACGAGACGTATGCCCTCCGCTGGCAGATGCGCGTCCCGCATGCCCATCTCGCTTATTTCCCCCTGCCTGCAAACGGCACGTCACTCGAAGGCTATTTTTCCTCCTTTGACTGCGGCTGCTGCCATTTCATCCTTCTGAATACGCAGCAGGAAGAGCTCGAGGCGACGGGTCTCGTCCCCTCACTCACCGAGACCCAGCTCGCCTGGCTCGAGGACGACATCGCGCAAAGCACCGCCCCGTGGAACATCGTGCTCATGCACAAGGATATCGTCGAATACGATTATCCCGATGTCCATGATACCGAAACGGGCGACATCTCCCCGACAGGCCGTCTTTTCATGCCCCATTTCGACCGCCTGCGCATCGATCTCGTATTCACCGCCCACCAGCACTCCTATCGCCGTCTCGGGCACCTCAAGGACTTTGCCCGCGATGAGACCGGCCCTTATTACATCGACACGGGCAACTGCGGAAACTGCTACTACGACGTCCCCTTCAATGACCGCCTGGAGATCGCGCGCCTGCCTCAACCGGAGCGCGGCAATTATCTGACCCTGGAAGCGGCGCGGGAGCGCCTCACGATTCGCTGTTACCTCGCCGACGGATCGCCGGCAGATGCATGCGACCTTTATAAGAACGGCTGA
- a CDS encoding TetR/AcrR family transcriptional regulator — MRPRDDEKERRIRRAVVEMALREGFGGTSIAKIARAASVSPATVYIYYENKDRMMEDIYLEESDALYRLLRGSIRPGMTGAESLSALMRSYYRYLTEEPESASFIEQYAGAPCASKCQERKGICQMYGIIRAMKTGGLLPDYSDANLAALILYPIKAIACDRHLSEEGKAERFEELVYMVNRLLLKQ, encoded by the coding sequence GTGCGTCCGAGAGACGATGAAAAGGAGCGGCGCATCCGTCGCGCGGTTGTCGAGATGGCACTTCGCGAAGGCTTTGGCGGGACATCCATTGCCAAGATAGCGAGAGCGGCATCGGTCTCGCCGGCGACGGTCTACATCTATTACGAAAACAAGGACCGCATGATGGAGGATATCTATCTCGAGGAGAGCGATGCACTCTATCGCCTGCTTCGCGGGAGCATCCGTCCCGGCATGACGGGCGCGGAGAGCCTGTCGGCGCTGATGCGGAGCTACTATCGGTATCTCACCGAAGAGCCGGAATCGGCAAGCTTTATCGAGCAGTACGCAGGCGCGCCCTGTGCGTCAAAGTGCCAGGAGAGAAAAGGGATCTGTCAGATGTACGGTATCATCCGGGCAATGAAGACGGGCGGACTCCTGCCCGACTACAGCGACGCGAATCTTGCCGCGCTCATCCTATACCCCATCAAGGCGATTGCCTGTGACCGGCACCTTTCCGAAGAGGGAAAGGCGGAGAGGTTTGAAGAGCTGGTCTATATGGTGAATCGATTGTTATTGAAGCAATAA
- the deoC gene encoding deoxyribose-phosphate aldolase yields the protein MKLNTYIDHTLLKTDATKADVEKLLAEAAAHNFASVCISPLWVKTAADYLAATNVAVCTVIGFPQGATPTSVKVYETEQAIRDGATEVDMVIAVGRLKEGDDDYVTADIAAVAAAAKGKALVKVIIEACLLTDDEKVRATKCVIASGADFVKTSTGFSTGGATLDDVHLLRRTAGDAIRVKAAGGIRDKETALAMIEAGADRLGTSAGVKLVEA from the coding sequence ATGAAGCTGAACACGTATATCGACCACACTCTCCTCAAAACCGATGCCACGAAAGCCGATGTTGAAAAGCTCCTCGCCGAGGCGGCGGCGCACAACTTCGCCTCTGTCTGCATCTCTCCCCTTTGGGTCAAAACCGCGGCGGACTATCTTGCCGCCACGAACGTCGCCGTCTGTACCGTCATCGGATTTCCGCAGGGCGCAACGCCCACGTCTGTCAAAGTATACGAGACGGAGCAGGCCATCCGTGACGGTGCGACGGAGGTCGACATGGTCATCGCCGTCGGCAGGCTGAAGGAGGGCGACGACGACTACGTCACCGCCGACATTGCAGCGGTCGCAGCTGCCGCTAAAGGAAAGGCGCTCGTCAAGGTCATCATTGAGGCGTGTCTTTTGACGGACGACGAAAAAGTGCGCGCAACGAAATGCGTCATTGCCAGCGGCGCGGACTTCGTCAAGACCTCGACGGGCTTCAGCACGGGCGGGGCAACGCTCGACGATGTGCATCTCCTGCGCCGGACAGCCGGCGATGCGATCCGGGTCAAAGCCGCCGGCGGCATTCGGGATAAGGAGACGGCGCTCGCCATGATCGAAGCGGGCGCCGACCGTCTCGGCACGAGTGCCGGTGTGAAGCTTGTGGAAGCATGA
- a CDS encoding MerR family transcriptional regulator: MTISDISEKYGLTKDTLRYYEKEGIIPLVPRDENGFRVYDEEAEGWVEFAVCMRDAGVSIASLARYVRLSQEGDATVEERRNILIEERILLEGRMKRLDYNTNLN; this comes from the coding sequence ATGACGATATCGGATATCAGTGAGAAGTACGGGCTCACGAAAGATACGCTTCGCTACTATGAAAAAGAGGGAATCATCCCGCTCGTACCGAGGGATGAAAACGGTTTTCGCGTATACGATGAAGAGGCGGAGGGCTGGGTGGAGTTCGCTGTCTGTATGCGGGATGCGGGGGTGTCGATTGCGTCCCTTGCCCGCTATGTGCGGCTCTCACAGGAAGGAGATGCGACCGTGGAGGAGCGCCGCAATATTCTCATCGAGGAGAGAATATTGCTCGAAGGCCGCATGAAGCGTCTCGACTATAATACTAATCTCAATTAA
- a CDS encoding winged helix-turn-helix domain-containing protein: MRKFTIEPEEYEKIVAAEKATQDKKTSRKLRALMLRYEGLSNIEAANRLGLGRVRVSQLVSEYKKNGLASFLENKYKGNNRNMTEAEELEILERFRKKAEAGQVVVVKDIKATFDEKLGRDTGRGYIYMLLKRHGWRKIMPRSKHSKKANEEAIEASKKLRES, encoded by the coding sequence ATGCGCAAATTCACCATAGAACCGGAAGAATATGAAAAGATCGTAGCGGCGGAGAAGGCAACACAGGACAAGAAAACATCACGGAAATTAAGAGCACTCATGCTTCGCTATGAAGGCTTGAGTAACATAGAAGCAGCAAATAGGCTTGGCCTTGGCCGAGTGAGAGTCAGCCAACTGGTGAGCGAATACAAGAAAAACGGCCTTGCCTCCTTTCTCGAGAATAAATACAAGGGAAACAATCGCAACATGACGGAAGCCGAAGAACTGGAAATATTGGAACGTTTTCGTAAGAAGGCGGAGGCAGGTCAAGTGGTTGTTGTAAAAGACATTAAGGCAACCTTTGACGAAAAGCTGGGCAGAGATACGGGACGCGGCTATATCTATATGTTACTCAAAAGACATGGCTGGCGTAAGATAATGCCGCGCTCCAAGCACTCGAAAAAAGCAAACGAAGAGGCGATCGAGGCCTCAAAAAAATTAAGGGAGTCGTAG
- a CDS encoding Asp23/Gls24 family envelope stress response protein, with protein sequence MEDQKDPLVTSNDGLGSVRIADEVVSVIAGLAAMDVEGVAGMSGGLIGGIADLLGRKNFSKGVKVEVGEREAAVDLSIVITYGADIREVATNVQKNVRQAIESMSGLKVVETNVTVQGVAFPNESSDDASDEDHVRVH encoded by the coding sequence ATGGAGGATCAGAAGGATCCGCTGGTAACGAGCAATGACGGTTTGGGATCGGTGCGCATCGCGGATGAGGTCGTCAGTGTCATTGCGGGCCTTGCCGCGATGGATGTCGAGGGTGTCGCCGGCATGAGCGGCGGGCTCATCGGCGGCATTGCGGATCTTCTCGGGCGCAAGAACTTCTCGAAGGGTGTCAAGGTCGAGGTCGGTGAGAGGGAAGCCGCTGTGGATCTTTCCATCGTCATCACTTACGGTGCGGACATCCGCGAGGTCGCCACGAACGTCCAGAAGAACGTGCGTCAGGCCATCGAGTCGATGTCGGGCCTCAAGGTCGTTGAGACGAATGTTACGGTGCAGGGGGTCGCGTTCCCGAATGAATCCTCGGACGATGCATCGGACGAAGATCATGTGAGAGTACATTGA
- a CDS encoding DUF441 domain-containing protein, which translates to MLTEYLAIGVVLLLSVIGHNTSVAYAAIIVLVLKILGLTSVLHVLGTDGLDWGIILLTVAILVPLATGEITIQTMIESFRSPIGIIAIIAGVLAAMAGGSGVTLLREDPRVVPALIIGTMVGVFFFRGVAVGPLIAGGVTYFVLRLVAMIK; encoded by the coding sequence ATGCTCACAGAATATCTCGCTATCGGCGTCGTGCTTCTCTTATCCGTCATCGGACACAATACGTCCGTCGCCTATGCCGCCATCATCGTTCTCGTCCTGAAAATCCTCGGTCTGACAAGCGTCCTCCATGTACTGGGAACAGACGGTCTCGACTGGGGCATCATCCTCCTAACAGTCGCCATCCTCGTCCCGCTTGCTACCGGGGAGATCACGATTCAAACTATGATCGAGTCGTTTCGCTCTCCCATCGGCATCATCGCCATCATCGCCGGCGTTCTCGCCGCCATGGCGGGCGGCTCAGGCGTCACGCTCCTGAGGGAAGACCCGCGTGTCGTGCCGGCGCTCATCATCGGCACGATGGTGGGAGTATTCTTCTTCCGCGGCGTGGCGGTCGGCCCGCTCATCGCAGGCGGAGTCACGTATTTTGTCCTGCGGCTTGTCGCCATGATAAAGTAG